The Photobacterium profundum SS9 genome segment CATAGACACCAGCTCGTATTTCAAGCAACCATACAGCTAAACGCCCACGTAACCTTGGAGGTACAGCCTCGGTTACTACAACACACATACTCATAATGTTTCCTACCCCGTTCTGTGCCCTTCATCACCTATCGATTCCGGCTCAGGTAAAGCAGGCGGTTGTGCGTCTTCATATGGAATCGGAGGACTAATTTCACCCGCATTCAAAATATCTTCAATTAGCGGAATTAATCGTTTAAGCGTTCTATCTTTTCGAAACGCTTCGCGACAAGCAATGCGCACTTGCCTGTCTGGAGTATTCGGTTTTTTACTGGCTACGAGAAAGGCAACAGGAACCACGGTTTCAAATTTAATGACATCGGCAATATCATAAACAAAAGAAAGTGGCTTACCTGAATGGAGAAAACCAATCGCAGGTGCATAGCCCGCGGCTAATATCGCGGCCTCCGTAACACCATACAGACAAGATGTCGCAGCACTAATGCACTGATTAATGACATCGCCTTTTTCCCAGTCTTTGGGATCGTAACGTCGTCCATGCCACTCAATACCGTATTGCTTTGCCAACATTTGGTAAATTTTTCGAACTCTTGCCCCTTCAATACCACGCAATTGATCAACACTGCGCCTTTCTGGAGCTGGTTCACCAAAGCGTAGCTCAAACATTTTACGTACAACTTTTAAACGCAAAGTTTCGTCTAACGCTAATTTTGCTTGATACAATAGTTTGTCAGATCGAGCACCTCCGGGTTGACCTACGGAATACAGCCGAACCCCAGCCTCCCCGACCCAAATAAGCAAAGTACCTGTGGTTGCCGCCAGTTTTACTGCTGCATGGCTAATTCTGGTTCCAGGTTCAAGCATGATGCAGACGACCGAACCCACAGGAATATGCATTCGTTCGCCATTAACTTCATCAATTACTACAAATGCACCATCTTTGACATCAATACGACCTTTGCCGATGAAAATCATTGAATTACGGTCTTTAATGGGGATAGGCTTTAAAGGTACAAAGGACATCCTTGTCTCCTTATGTTATTTGTTTGATGGCTGATAAAGTACGTGCTCGCCTTTAACTAAGGCTTTAAATAGCGGTAAATCATGTTGATATTTACGCTGTACAGCCGTAAATATTTTTTTCGCGTCTTGATTCAATTTTTCAACTGCACCTTGTCTTAAGGCTTGCGCCTCTTTGCGATCAACATCGAGTAATATTTGCTGAATAATTTGTTGAGCATTTGCGGTGAAACGCTGCATTGCTTGCTCTTTTATTCCCCCCACAAACTTCTTATCGTAACCAATACCAAATAGCTTATTAAAGGAAATGGACAGTCTTTCTTTTTGTTCTAAGCCCGCGTCAACAACGCCGCTAATACGCCCCACATTTTTGGAAAGAGAGGATGGCATAGAATATAAATCGTAGACTCGCCCTAATATGGAGCCTTGATCGGCAATGTTCCCTCCAACCAGTAAATCGAGCCTCCCGATAAGTAACTTGCGGTATTGGTCAATGATCAGGGCTGGTTTAACACTAGCCTTCTCCACCTCCTTACCAACAACATACGCTGTCAACTCTTGCCACGATTGCCAATGTTGATTTCGAGCACATACCGCATACGTTCCGTCCTCTTTCTCTGTTCGAGGCGTATAAGGATGTAACCACCACCCAGCATGAGCATCTCTTCCATTCTTTGTTGATCCATAAGAGCCTGTATATTTGACTCGTTGGAATGTTGTTACTGTATATTCACTGCTATATCCGCAAACATCACATACACATTTTTTGTCTTCAATAGGAAAATTGATATGGTAGGCAAGCGCAAACAACCCCCTTTCTAAACCTATCTTTTGCGCAAAATAAACATCACCACTGGGTGGTAAATCCCACATATAACGTGATTCTGCACCTTCGTCTAGATTTGCAAACGTCTCAAAAAAATCGATGGCAACCGTATTGGCTAACACCGTTGTTTTTACGTTTTTTCCCGCCACTAATGTGGTTATTGCACCACCACCTCTGATCCCCGTTGCGCCAGTCGGTCCAAAGCATTCGCCTTTTATGTTCATATGCAAATTGTAATTCAATACATGAACACAATCAGCGCACACGGCGTCGGCTTGTTCTACTTCCGAAAATAGTCCAAGCGCATTCGCTGAGCCTCCACATTCAATACCAGAAATCAATTTGGTTATCGGACCATCGGCTATCTTGGCTTCTACGGGAAATGTTGACTGCATAAAACAATCATCTTCAAACCATTTGGTTGCTATTTTTTCTATCGCCTCATCATATTGCTGCTCGGTAACACCATGTTGTAAATAACTCTTTAATTCAACCACCGTAGGCTTTAATAAGACAGTGGTAAGCGATGCCAAAAGTTGCAACATCGCTAATTGAGTTTCATCAAAATAGTATTGCAGCTGATAGTCATGTTCCGAGGTAAGAATGGTTTTTAACGACACTTTCCCTTGAGTGGTCGAAATAAACGGATCTTTAAGCAGATTCACAAGCCTCTCCTTCTGAGCGACCACTAACATACACGGTTCTTATGGCGTATTTTCTGGCTACAGGGGTAATTAGATCTCTCACTTGTAAGGTAGCAACGTGGTTACTACCTTGAATGTCACTGAATATTTGCCCTTTTTCACCTAAATGTTTCAGTGCATCGCTAGGGTTAGACTCTTCGAGTACACATTCAAGCAATGGGCGAGTCAAGGGACAACATTTACGCCCTTGAAAAATAGTAAACACAGGTGATTTTACCGCTTGTATCAATAGCTTAATCGTTTGTTCATCCGCAGATATTGCAAAACTATGCTCACTATCACACCAATATTCACGGTAGGTCGGTTTAGTACCTTTTTGTATTTTTCCTAATGGACTACGAAAGTTTTCCACCGTGTGATAATCCATCATTTTTTCACCGGTATGATGAACTTGTACCGCAATCGTCAATTTCGTAGAGAGTTCATGAATTTTTGCATGCTCATCACGAGATATTCCGAGCGCCGCACAAAGTATTCCCACAATTGCAGATCGTGTAGGAAAATGATTAACCCTGCGGTGAACATCGAATGTTTGCAACCCGTAAGCTGAAAGCCCTTCCGTTTTCAAAATTAGGGTTTTCATCACATGGTGCATATTATTTTCATCCATATTTCACCCCAATTAAAAGCGAATATCACTGATAGTATTTACCACATTAATTCTTTTACTTTGAGCAACGTCGGTCATATCAAAAACAATCGCTTTAGAATCTAACTCGTACCCTTCTACCAATTTTTCATAATGCTTTACCAAGCTTTCAATCGAATGCTCCATCACTTCACCCGTATTCAAGATGGGCTTTCTGAAAGCATTCGCAAGGGATAATGGCTGGTTAGATTGAGTGACCATCACGAAATCGGCGTGATTATGGGCTGCAAACGTTTTCTGCTTTGCTGATGGTGTCACCTGAGCAAAACATCGCACCATGGTGTTTATTATATCGCTGACTTCCTCAACGGACTTACCGATATTCTTGGCCAACAAGTCAACATCAATAGAGGCATAGCGGTAAAATACACCTGAGCTAAATTCAGTTGTACCGATGTGGCCCGAGCCCTGCGTGGCAAGGTCATCACAAGCGGTAAACCAATCCACTTCTATATCTGCACTGTGTGTGGTTAAACTATGGGCAACACTCATTGCAGCTTCTACATTACGCTCCGGACAGCTGGCATCCATACGTCCAGACAAAGCGACATCGATCGTGGGGATCTGAACAATTTTTTTTAGTGCTTTTAGCTCTGTACCGGATTGGACCATATTAATCGCCTCACGGATCGCACCAATAGAATACGGCTGTACCGCATCAAAATAACGAGAGGTTTCACCCGTCTCTTTATTTTTCTCTTTTTTAACTTTAGAACCCATATTAAGCAAAACATCTTCAATTACAGATGTTTCTACTTCTGGCAATTGCTCAATACACAAAGTGAGCAGCTCATCCATTTTATTGGTGCGAATAGATAACTCGGCAACGCTCTCTTTATAAATATCACTCTGACGAATGGCACGTTTTAAACATTGACTTGAAATACGGCTACGCGTTGTGCCGCCAAATACTGCGGTTTTTTGTAAGCCAGAATCATCACGGTTCATCATCGATGATGAATGGGAAATTAAAGTATGAATATTGATAAATGTCGTCATTGGTAAATCCTTGATAGTTTAAATTCACTGAGCTATTCGGTTAATCTTGATCGGCCAAAATATATTCTTTTAACAATTGTCTTCGGGTATTTTCACCCCAGTATTGCGCCAATTTCCCTAAGCTTTTTAGCTGTATGTTTTTACAGCGAACTAATTGACGTTTTAGATATTCGATGCCGTTATCTCCGCTACGGATAATTTGTTGGATCTGGTTTTCGTTCACGCCTGCTTTTAGTAACGCAATAGCCACACTGCTACCGTCTTCTTCTTGGGTTAGATCAATAGCAACCATCAGGTATAGAATTCTTTGTGTCTGTTTATTGTCATTAGTGCCTGAAAACTTTAAAACTCGAAAATAAGCGGAAGAATCAGCGAGCTTGCTCAAGTTACAACGCTTAAGATCAGCTTGATCGCCCTTTGGTAAACGACAATAGGCTTGATAAATCTGTTGATACATCTTTTTCCCCTTGAGTTAACTTGCTTTAGCTAATGACAAAAGACCTGCTCCAGCGTGTTTTTTCCGACCAATCCCCATCACTAAGACGCTGTAAATTTGATCTGGCTTATCGACCTGCAATATCCCCTCAAAACATACGAATCGGCTAGTAAAACTTTTGCGACTTTTCACTAACACGGATTCTAATGCGGTAACCGTCACATTTGCCCCTCTAAGCTTTCTTTGTAGCCATTGGATCTGTTCATTTTCATCTTTAATTTCGATGACTTTTTTACCTTGACTCAAACACTTTGTCGGATTGGCTAACAACTTAAATTTGTAGTATTCCCCTTGGCTAATCTGTGGATCAAACAGCTTACTCTGTAACACTGTGGCTTTAACATTACTCTGAGGTTCACTTGCCGACTGTAACAGCACCATTACTTGTCCGGATGTATTGATATTTTCTACGCGAAAAAGATGATCTCTTTTACGTTCAGACGAGTTAGGAAATAACTCCCATATAGCCTGATGCTGTTCATACGTATCGATAACACTAAGCGCCACCATTGATATATACATCACGATCTCCCGTTAATATTGATATAAATTGGCCATATCTTTGATTAATTCTTCGGCAAAATTACACCGAGTTCGGTGTAATCAATATCTTGTCCTACCGTGGCTTTAACGCAGTAATAATCAGCATCTTGAATACCTCGCACATGTTTCTTTGCAATAGAAACCGTACTCAACTCCCTATCTTGCTGTTCTTGATAATCTCCGCCGTGAAGTAACTTTCCATGTTCATCAACTAATACCACCGATACTGTCATTTCACCTTCACGAGTCAGTAATGCGCACCGTGGGTCAACGTCACTTAAGGGTTTGGATTCCAAATTAGCGTTCATTTTGGCAACATAAGAAGATGCCGAGTTGCTATCTTGATACTCATTGAATAAGCTTTCTAACGCTTCAGGTTCTTCTGCAAACATTTGTTCAGCGTGTACATATTCAATTGCCTCTCGATAACAATCAGGAAACGTTAGTACTTGATGCTCATGTAAATACTGCTCTGTCCGATAGAGTGAGCGGATATTACGATAAACAAAACCACTCCCTTGATAGTGTGTTTTCCAATCACTCGCTTTTGTTGAGGGTATTAGCGTAATAAATACTGGTTCGTTTACACTAATCGTACGTTTAGCAAGTTCACTATCCACTCTATCGTGTCGCCATAAACGCCCCATTCGCTGCATTAAAAATTCAATCGGAGCAATTTGGCTGACCATTACATCAAAATCCAGATCAAGAGATTGCTCAACCACTTGTGTCGCGATAAGAATCCGACCTTTTCTTGGTGCATTTTTACCATAAACATTCAAAACTGATTTTTCGATTTTAGCGCGGTCAGCGAAGGTATAACGAGCATGGAAAATGTCAATATCAAGCTCTGGGCCTTGATCTTTAGGTAACACTTCTTGCAGAGATAAATACAATTTCTGGGCGTCATTGACGGTATTACAAATCACCCCCACCATTGCGCCTTTCATTGCCCAATTGAGTAACTGTTGCTGTTGCTGTTGATTTGGCAGTAATGTTGCTGAACACCATTTCTCAGCCTTGATCTGCTTACGTACGGTGCCTGTAGTTAATGTAAATTCATTCGTTTCCCCCTCAACGGAGGTATGAGTTATCAATGGATAACAATCGCTCTGAGTACTGCCTCCATAAGGGCGAAGTAATTTGTTTTTCTGCGTATTCGGCAGTGTGGCTGATAATAAAATGACACTTGAAAACGCTTGGTGTTGTCCTTTGAGGACTTGCTCAATCAACCCATACATATAGGCATCAAAACTATGAATTTCATCAAGTATTAAAACCGATTTTCGTGTACCAAAGGATCGGATAAATTGGTGTTTAATACTCAACACCCCCATTAAAATCTGATCAACCGTTGCTACGGACATCGAACCTAAGAAAGCACGTTTATTAGATCGATGGAGAAACCCATTCTCGTCTGGTGATAAATATTTATCTTTTAATATATAGCGGGATTTACCATGAGCTAAAGTGACAGTGCTGTCGGGAAATAGTTTTTCTGCTGCATCACCAATACGATCAAACAGTCCGTTGGCTGTCGCTTGCGTCGGTAAGCCAAAGACAATACCGTCGGCTAATTTATTCTCTATCAACCGAGAAGCATAAGCTAAAGCAAACTCTGTTTTTCCGGAACCCGTATCAGACTCGACAATAGTTAAACCCGGTTGCTGTGGTATTTGTTCTATGAGCGTTTGAATGCCTCGTGGTGTATAGCCATTAAATAAGAATTCAAAACCTGCACCACTCAAGACTTGAACCATGCCAGATTCTATAAGTGCAGCGTCTGCTTTCGGTAGAATTTGTTTATAGTACTGATAAAGATCTAAATCTGGTTCTTGGGTGAAATTGGTAATCGAAGAACCAATCCAGTCTGATACGCTGCACAAGCCTGCTAACATCGGGATCTCACCCACGTCAGGTATTTGCGATAACCCCGTCCATTCTAAACAGAATTTAACCCACTCTTCGCGTGCATGTTTATCAAGTTCGATCAACTCATCATCAGCATCAGGTTCGGCTTCTGGACTAAATGGGTCAAGAGAAACATCACAGTAACCATGATGCCCTGCCACCGCTTTCATCGCTTCATTATTGCCGTGTACTTTTCGGAAATGTAAATATCCAAAAGATCCATGAGAATAGGCTTCTGATTCCACCTCATATTCATTACCTTGAAGCTTGATACGAATCGACTCAACAAAGTTCTGAAAACGGGCATCAAACTTACCGAAGTCATGAAGAAGAACAAAAAACAGCACAATAGAGCGTGCTTCTTGTTCCGTTTTTCCAATATGTGCAGAAATTTGCTTTAGTAATACATTCGAGCGAGTAAGCCATTTATCTGCCACCGCTGCGACATCTAAACAGTGATAAGGAAGTAAATGATAACCTATGTCAGCTTGTTCTGAGTCTTTCTCTACTTTTCCCCAGTATTTGAAATATGTGGCACTAGACATAAATAAACCCTTTGAAAATCCATAAGCAACTTCGCGCCTGCTCAATTAGACACCACACAGAATACCAATATAAGCAATTGATTTAAATGACCAACAATAAGAAACATATGTCACTCATCACTTATAATGAAATACCTAATTGATGGGTAGCGGTTCGTTACTTTATTAAAGTTAAAAGACAGGTAAAGGGATGATTGGCCTTCAGGCCATATTCATCTAAGGACGTAATCTAATCACTAATCATTCATACATTATATTTATATGGTAAATATCATTTAGCCGTATATGTATGAGTTAAAACTCATATTTGGTTTGGGGGGTTCTGTCGCAAATAGCGTTTTTTAGCCAAAATCCAAATTTAAAATCGATTGAAAACAGATGGTTAAAAAATGAAAAAACGTCCAAATTTGCTATTTGCGACAGAACCAGACATTGCCTTACCGAGTATTCGATAAGCTACGAAGGGTTAATCAAGCCGTTGTTGGGTGCAGCATTAGCTTTTGCTAAGCGGAGTCAGGATGAAAGAAGTGAGATGTTAGAGAGAACCCGCCAAGTCAATCCAGTATTGTTCGACTCAGTGGACTCTGATGATTAAGCAATGTGACATTTTTAAACTTGCTCTAACATCGGGAATACGGTTTACAGGGGTTATATTAAAACACTATCAATTCTTATTTTTTTCTCGCATGTACCGTGCGAATGCTTTTACGTGTTCTAAAACATCTTCAATACCTTTTTCACAATCAAGAAGCTGATCAGGAGTACTCGTTAATATTGGTAAACACTTAACTTCTGGTTTTGGCTCTGACAACCATCTCCAAGCTCGTGGGATCGTTTTTAACACATCAGATGCGGTGAGAATTTCAAGAATCTCTTCAACTTTTTGATGGTGTTTAAACCATGATGTTGGTTTGATTGCTGAAGATTTCTTACCCGCAATTCGGCATGGTAGTTGAGATTCTGACAGTTCGCTATTCTTAATATATTTCACCGTCCAATCAGCCAGATTACTAAGTGACTTATTAGGCTTACGATATTCGTTATTCTCTCTGGAGGGGACAACAAGACCAATTTTTATTGGCGAGCGAAGCGATTTTTGATTGTGCTCACGTATTTTTTTTAAAGCAGGGACAATATCGGTGTCATTGGTAACAAAGATAATTTGTTCTAACGTATGATCCATAACTGCGTCATAGACAGCTTCAATCGCTACATTTACATCGCTCTGTTTTTCTTCTAATTTCCAAACCTTAACCCTTGCACAATCTTTTGGTTCTTTTTCGATTCCTGCCTCATGATGCTCCACTT includes the following:
- the cas1e gene encoding type I-E CRISPR-associated endonuclease Cas1e, with protein sequence MSFVPLKPIPIKDRNSMIFIGKGRIDVKDGAFVVIDEVNGERMHIPVGSVVCIMLEPGTRISHAAVKLAATTGTLLIWVGEAGVRLYSVGQPGGARSDKLLYQAKLALDETLRLKVVRKMFELRFGEPAPERRSVDQLRGIEGARVRKIYQMLAKQYGIEWHGRRYDPKDWEKGDVINQCISAATSCLYGVTEAAILAAGYAPAIGFLHSGKPLSFVYDIADVIKFETVVPVAFLVASKKPNTPDRQVRIACREAFRKDRTLKRLIPLIEDILNAGEISPPIPYEDAQPPALPEPESIGDEGHRTG
- the casA gene encoding type I-E CRISPR-associated protein Cse1/CasA, which produces MNLLKDPFISTTQGKVSLKTILTSEHDYQLQYYFDETQLAMLQLLASLTTVLLKPTVVELKSYLQHGVTEQQYDEAIEKIATKWFEDDCFMQSTFPVEAKIADGPITKLISGIECGGSANALGLFSEVEQADAVCADCVHVLNYNLHMNIKGECFGPTGATGIRGGGAITTLVAGKNVKTTVLANTVAIDFFETFANLDEGAESRYMWDLPPSGDVYFAQKIGLERGLFALAYHINFPIEDKKCVCDVCGYSSEYTVTTFQRVKYTGSYGSTKNGRDAHAGWWLHPYTPRTEKEDGTYAVCARNQHWQSWQELTAYVVGKEVEKASVKPALIIDQYRKLLIGRLDLLVGGNIADQGSILGRVYDLYSMPSSLSKNVGRISGVVDAGLEQKERLSISFNKLFGIGYDKKFVGGIKEQAMQRFTANAQQIIQQILLDVDRKEAQALRQGAVEKLNQDAKKIFTAVQRKYQHDLPLFKALVKGEHVLYQPSNK
- the cas5e gene encoding type I-E CRISPR-associated protein Cas5/CasD produces the protein MDENNMHHVMKTLILKTEGLSAYGLQTFDVHRRVNHFPTRSAIVGILCAALGISRDEHAKIHELSTKLTIAVQVHHTGEKMMDYHTVENFRSPLGKIQKGTKPTYREYWCDSEHSFAISADEQTIKLLIQAVKSPVFTIFQGRKCCPLTRPLLECVLEESNPSDALKHLGEKGQIFSDIQGSNHVATLQVRDLITPVARKYAIRTVYVSGRSEGEACESA
- the cas7e gene encoding type I-E CRISPR-associated protein Cas7/Cse4/CasC translates to MTTFINIHTLISHSSSMMNRDDSGLQKTAVFGGTTRSRISSQCLKRAIRQSDIYKESVAELSIRTNKMDELLTLCIEQLPEVETSVIEDVLLNMGSKVKKEKNKETGETSRYFDAVQPYSIGAIREAINMVQSGTELKALKKIVQIPTIDVALSGRMDASCPERNVEAAMSVAHSLTTHSADIEVDWFTACDDLATQGSGHIGTTEFSSGVFYRYASIDVDLLAKNIGKSVEEVSDIINTMVRCFAQVTPSAKQKTFAAHNHADFVMVTQSNQPLSLANAFRKPILNTGEVMEHSIESLVKHYEKLVEGYELDSKAIVFDMTDVAQSKRINVVNTISDIRF
- a CDS encoding type I-E CRISPR-associated protein Cse2/CasB; translation: MYQQIYQAYCRLPKGDQADLKRCNLSKLADSSAYFRVLKFSGTNDNKQTQRILYLMVAIDLTQEEDGSSVAIALLKAGVNENQIQQIIRSGDNGIEYLKRQLVRCKNIQLKSLGKLAQYWGENTRRQLLKEYILADQD
- the cas6e gene encoding type I-E CRISPR-associated protein Cas6/Cse3/CasE gives rise to the protein MYISMVALSVIDTYEQHQAIWELFPNSSERKRDHLFRVENINTSGQVMVLLQSASEPQSNVKATVLQSKLFDPQISQGEYYKFKLLANPTKCLSQGKKVIEIKDENEQIQWLQRKLRGANVTVTALESVLVKSRKSFTSRFVCFEGILQVDKPDQIYSVLVMGIGRKKHAGAGLLSLAKAS
- the cas3 gene encoding CRISPR-associated helicase/endonuclease Cas3, giving the protein MSSATYFKYWGKVEKDSEQADIGYHLLPYHCLDVAAVADKWLTRSNVLLKQISAHIGKTEQEARSIVLFFVLLHDFGKFDARFQNFVESIRIKLQGNEYEVESEAYSHGSFGYLHFRKVHGNNEAMKAVAGHHGYCDVSLDPFSPEAEPDADDELIELDKHAREEWVKFCLEWTGLSQIPDVGEIPMLAGLCSVSDWIGSSITNFTQEPDLDLYQYYKQILPKADAALIESGMVQVLSGAGFEFLFNGYTPRGIQTLIEQIPQQPGLTIVESDTGSGKTEFALAYASRLIENKLADGIVFGLPTQATANGLFDRIGDAAEKLFPDSTVTLAHGKSRYILKDKYLSPDENGFLHRSNKRAFLGSMSVATVDQILMGVLSIKHQFIRSFGTRKSVLILDEIHSFDAYMYGLIEQVLKGQHQAFSSVILLSATLPNTQKNKLLRPYGGSTQSDCYPLITHTSVEGETNEFTLTTGTVRKQIKAEKWCSATLLPNQQQQQQLLNWAMKGAMVGVICNTVNDAQKLYLSLQEVLPKDQGPELDIDIFHARYTFADRAKIEKSVLNVYGKNAPRKGRILIATQVVEQSLDLDFDVMVSQIAPIEFLMQRMGRLWRHDRVDSELAKRTISVNEPVFITLIPSTKASDWKTHYQGSGFVYRNIRSLYRTEQYLHEHQVLTFPDCYREAIEYVHAEQMFAEEPEALESLFNEYQDSNSASSYVAKMNANLESKPLSDVDPRCALLTREGEMTVSVVLVDEHGKLLHGGDYQEQQDRELSTVSIAKKHVRGIQDADYYCVKATVGQDIDYTELGVILPKN
- a CDS encoding NYN domain-containing protein, giving the protein MKGTPYKWLDLVKLFEEHIIPRSDVRNATLHDDVGIKYFTAEITNKAAADPNSVNDQRSYHHALYLHSENWLKTFKGSYAVDKVEYPKVEHHEAGIEKEPKDCARVKVWKLEEKQSDVNVAIEAVYDAVMDHTLEQIIFVTNDTDIVPALKKIREHNQKSLRSPIKIGLVVPSRENNEYRKPNKSLSNLADWTVKYIKNSELSESQLPCRIAGKKSSAIKPTSWFKHHQKVEEILEILTASDVLKTIPRAWRWLSEPKPEVKCLPILTSTPDQLLDCEKGIEDVLEHVKAFARYMREKNKN